TGAGCGCCTTCGCGGCGGCCTTGCTCACCAGGAACGAGCCCTTGGCCATGACGTCGTGCTGCAGGTCCCAGTCCTTCTCGGTGGTCTCCAGCAGGGGCTTCGACAGCGAGAGACCGGCGTTGTTGACGACCAGGTCGATGCCGCCGAACGCCAGCAGCGTCTGATCGATCGCGGCCTGCACGCCGGCGGCATCCGCCACGTTCGCGGCCACGCCGATCGCGACGTCGGTGCCGCCGAGCTCTGCGGCCGCGGCCTGCGCCTTCTCGAGATCGAGGTCGGCGACCACGACGCACGCGCCTTCGGCGGCGAGTCGGGTCGCGATGGCCTTGCCGATGCCCGAGGCTGCGCCCGTGACGAACGCGATGCGGCCCTGGTGCGTCTTGGGCTTGGGCATCCGCTGGAGCTTCGCCTCTTCGAGGGCCCAGTACTCGATGCGGAACTTCTCGGCATCCGAGATCGGCGTGTACGTCGACAGCGACTCTGCGCCGCGCATGACGTTGATCGCGTTGACGTAGAACTCGCCGGCCACCCGGGCGGTCTGCTTGTTCGCGCCGTAGCTGAACATGCCGACGCCGGGGATCAGGACGATGAGCGGGTCGGCGCCGCGGATCGCGGGGGACTCTGAGGTCGCGTGCGCGTCGTAGTAGGCCTGGTAGTCGGCGCGGTACTCGACGTGCAGCTCCTGCAGGCGCGCGATCTGCTCCTCGACGGTGGCCGATGCCGGCAGGTCGAGGATCAGGGGCTTGACTTTGGTGCGCAGGAAGTGGTCGGGGCAGCTCGTGCCCAGCGCGGCGAGTGCCGGCGCCTTGTCAGCGGCGAGAAAGTCCAGCACCGCATCGCTGTCGGTGTAGTGGCCGACCATGGGCTTGTCGGTGGACGCGAGCCCGCGGACGGTCGGCGCCAGCGCCGCCGCCCGGGCGTGCCGCTCGGCCTCGGGCAGCGCCTCGAAGCCGGCGCGCACGCCGCCGAACGGGTCGGCCGTGCCGTTGGCGGCGATGTACGCGGCGGCGGTCTCGATGACCCAGAGGCTGTTGGCCTCGGCATCCGCGCTCGTGTCGCCCCATGCCGTGATGCCGTGACCGCCCAGGATGCACCCGATCGCCTGCGGGTTGGCCGCCTTGATCTCGGCGATGTCCAGGCCCAGCTGGAACCCGGGGCGCCGCCACGGCACCCACACGACCTTGTCGCCGAAGATCTTCGCGGTGAGCTCTTCGCCGTCGGCGGAGGTCGCGATCGCGATGCCGCTGTCGGGGTGCAGGTGGTCGACGTGCGCGGCGTCGACGAGGCCGTGCATCGCGGTGTCGATCGACGGTGCCGCGCCGCCCTTGCCGTGCAGGCAGTAGTCGAACGCAGCGACCATCTCGTCCTCGCGCTCGACGCCGGGGTACACGTCCACGAGTGCGCGCATGCGGTCGAGGCGCAGCACCGCGAGGCCCTCGGGCTTCAGCGTGCCGAGGTCGCCGCCCGAGCCCTTCACCCACAGCAGCTCGATGGGCTCGCCGGTCACCGGATCGGTGTCGGTGCCCTTGGCCGACGTGTTGCCGCCGGCATAGTTCGTGTTCTTCGGGTCGGCGCCCAGGCGGTTGCTGCGCGCGATCAGCTCGGCGGCGGTGGAGTTGGTCATTTCGGTTCCTTCGGGGTGCGCGGGGCTGGATTCGATCGGTTCGGCAGTCGCCTATGCACAGTCCGCGGGGATGGCACTGTGCACGAGCGACTGCTGGGCGGGATGCCGGTTCGTTCGGCAGTCGTTTGGGCACGGTCGCCATTGGCGGGACTGTGCACGAGCGACTGCCGAACCGGCATCAGGCGCCCCAGCCGGCCTGGGTGCCGCCGACGCGGTCGGCGGCGATCTGCTGCTGGTAGCCGGATGCCGCGTAAGCGGCCATCGGGTCGGCGGGAAGGCCGCGGGTCTCGCGCCACTGCGCCAGCTGCGGACGGACGTCGGTGTAGAACGCGTCCATCAGCACGGCGTTGGCCGCCAGCACGTCGTTCGCCTGCTGCGCCGCGTCGAGCGCGTCGTGGTCGATCAGCAGGGCGCGGGCCGTCATCTCCTGGACGTTGAGCACCGAGCGGATCTGGCCCGGGATCTTGTCTTCGATGTTGTGGCACTGATCGAGCATGAAGGCCACGTCGGGGTTGTTCAGGCCGCCGCCGCGGATGACTTCCGCGATGATCCGGAACAGCTGGAACGGGTCGGCGGCACCCACGATGAGGTCGTCGTCGGCGTAGAAGCGGCTGTTGAAGTCGAACGAGCCGAGCTTTCCCAGGCGCAGCAGCTGCATGACGATGAACTCGATGTTGGTGCCCGGGGCGTGGTGCCCGGTGTCGAGACACACCATGGCCTTGTCGCCGAGGGCAGCCACCTGCGCGTACGAGGTGCCCCAGTCGGGAACATCGGTGTGGTAGAAGGACGGCTCGAAGAACTTGTACTCGAGCACAAGACGCTGCTCGCCGGTCAGGCGCGCGTAGATCTGCTGCAGCGAGTCGGCCAGGCGGTCCTGGCGCGCGCGCATGTCGTTCTGGCCGGGGTAGTTCGAGCCCTCGGCGAGCCAGATCTTCAGGTCGCGCGAGCCGGTGGCATCCATGATGTCGATGCACTCGAAGTGGTGGTCGATGGCCTTGCGGCGGATGCGGTCGTCGTGGTGCGTGAGGGCGCCGAACTTGAAGTCCTCGTCCTGGAACGTGTTGGAGTTGACCGTGCCGAGGGCGACGCCGTGGTCTTCGGCGTGCGCACGCAGCTCGTCGTAAGAGTCGACCTTGTCCCACGGGATGTGCAGGGCCACGCTCGGGGCGAGCGCGGTGTGCTTGTGCACCTGCGCGGCGTCGGCGATCTTCTCGAACGGGTCGCGCGGGGTGCCCTCGGTGGCGAACACGCGGAACCGGGTGCCCGAGTTGCCGAACGCCCAGCTGGGCAGTTCGATGCTCTGCTTCTCGAGGACGGAGAGGTGATCGGGGGACAGCGTCGTCATGATGTGCCTTCGTTCGTGGCGGTGAGTTGGTCGTGCAGGTTGAAGATCTCGGTCAGCGGTGTCGCGGCCTGATCGGGGCGTCCGCCGAGGCCGACGAAGAAGCGCCCCATCTCGGCTTCCCATCGGGCCGCGACGGTGGATGCCGCGAGGTACGCCTGGGCGGCTTCGTCGTCGTCGGTCTCGTAGTAGCCGAACAGCCGCCCGCCCTCGCCGAGGAACAGGGAATAGTTGCGCCGGCCGGAGGCCGCGATCTCGGCGAGCATCTCGGGCCACACGGGAGTGTGCCGGGCGACGTACTCGTCGAGCAGCTCGGGCTTGACCTGGAGTTGGAAGGCCACGCGGGTCATCGTCTCTCTCCATCGCGAGGGTTGAATCGTTTCATAATGCTGATACTCGAGATTATTCCGCCCCGCGTGCGCTGTCAAGCGGGGCGAGGGAAAACGCTATCCGAGGTGCCGTGGCATCTGCAACGATCCCGATAGAGTTCACCGCATGGCAGTGAGCGTGCGCGACGTCGCCGAAGACGCGGGAGTGTCGGTCGGAACGGTGTCCAACGTGCTCAATCACCCGGCGAAGGTCTCTCCCGAGACGGTGTCGCGCGTGCAGGACTCGATCGCCAGGCTCGGCTTCGTGCGCAACGACGCGGCCCGCCAGCTGCGCGCGGGACGCAGCCGTACGATCGGCCTGGTGGTGCTGGACCTGCGCAACCCGTTCTTCACCGAGGTCGCGCGCGGCGCCGAGCAGCGCGCTGCCGAGCGGGGACTGTCTGTGCTGGTCGCCAACAGCGACGACGATCCCGCCCGCGAAGACACCCACCTCGACCTCTTCGAGCAGCAGCGGG
This DNA window, taken from Microbacterium invictum, encodes the following:
- a CDS encoding bifunctional aldolase/short-chain dehydrogenase; this encodes MTNSTAAELIARSNRLGADPKNTNYAGGNTSAKGTDTDPVTGEPIELLWVKGSGGDLGTLKPEGLAVLRLDRMRALVDVYPGVEREDEMVAAFDYCLHGKGGAAPSIDTAMHGLVDAAHVDHLHPDSGIAIATSADGEELTAKIFGDKVVWVPWRRPGFQLGLDIAEIKAANPQAIGCILGGHGITAWGDTSADAEANSLWVIETAAAYIAANGTADPFGGVRAGFEALPEAERHARAAALAPTVRGLASTDKPMVGHYTDSDAVLDFLAADKAPALAALGTSCPDHFLRTKVKPLILDLPASATVEEQIARLQELHVEYRADYQAYYDAHATSESPAIRGADPLIVLIPGVGMFSYGANKQTARVAGEFYVNAINVMRGAESLSTYTPISDAEKFRIEYWALEEAKLQRMPKPKTHQGRIAFVTGAASGIGKAIATRLAAEGACVVVADLDLEKAQAAAAELGGTDVAIGVAANVADAAGVQAAIDQTLLAFGGIDLVVNNAGLSLSKPLLETTEKDWDLQHDVMAKGSFLVSKAAAKALIEQKLGGDVIYISSKNSVFAGPNNIAYSATKADQAHQVRLLAVELGEHGVRVNGINPDGVVRGSGIFAAGWGANRAATYGVEEKDLGQFYANRTILKREVVPENVADAVYVLTGPELSRTTGLHIPVDSGVAAAFLR
- the rhaI gene encoding L-rhamnose isomerase, with protein sequence MTTLSPDHLSVLEKQSIELPSWAFGNSGTRFRVFATEGTPRDPFEKIADAAQVHKHTALAPSVALHIPWDKVDSYDELRAHAEDHGVALGTVNSNTFQDEDFKFGALTHHDDRIRRKAIDHHFECIDIMDATGSRDLKIWLAEGSNYPGQNDMRARQDRLADSLQQIYARLTGEQRLVLEYKFFEPSFYHTDVPDWGTSYAQVAALGDKAMVCLDTGHHAPGTNIEFIVMQLLRLGKLGSFDFNSRFYADDDLIVGAADPFQLFRIIAEVIRGGGLNNPDVAFMLDQCHNIEDKIPGQIRSVLNVQEMTARALLIDHDALDAAQQANDVLAANAVLMDAFYTDVRPQLAQWRETRGLPADPMAAYAASGYQQQIAADRVGGTQAGWGA
- a CDS encoding L-rhamnose mutarotase; this translates as MTRVAFQLQVKPELLDEYVARHTPVWPEMLAEIAASGRRNYSLFLGEGGRLFGYYETDDDEAAQAYLAASTVAARWEAEMGRFFVGLGGRPDQAATPLTEIFNLHDQLTATNEGTS